In Bradyrhizobium sp. CCBAU 051011, the following are encoded in one genomic region:
- a CDS encoding phosphate acetyltransferase produces the protein MPADSGKARSPSKYDRLIAAAKAVPPAPTIVVHPCDETSLRGVVDSAAAGIIRPVLVGPERKIRDTASKYGLDISGFEIVDAPHSEAAAAKGVELIHAAKGEMLMKGSLHTDELMRSVTAKVGGLRTDRRISHVFVMDVPAYAETLLVTDAAINIFPDLDAKRDIIQNAIDLYTQAGFGKSPRVAILSAVETITSKIPSTIEAAALCKMADRGQITGGVLDGPLAFDNAIDVEAARIKGIKSEVAGRAQILLVPDLEAGNMLAKNLAYFAKADSAGIVLGARVPVVLTSRADTARARMASCAVAALYANARRQHAPNVAA, from the coding sequence ATGCCAGCTGATTCAGGAAAAGCGCGCTCTCCCAGCAAGTATGACCGTCTGATCGCAGCGGCCAAGGCGGTGCCGCCGGCGCCGACCATTGTCGTGCATCCCTGCGATGAAACCTCGCTGCGCGGCGTCGTCGACAGCGCGGCGGCGGGTATTATCCGGCCAGTGTTGGTCGGGCCCGAAAGGAAAATCAGAGATACGGCCAGCAAATACGGCCTTGATATCTCCGGCTTCGAGATCGTCGATGCTCCGCACAGCGAGGCCGCAGCTGCAAAGGGTGTTGAGCTCATCCATGCCGCCAAGGGCGAGATGCTGATGAAGGGCAGCCTGCACACCGACGAGCTGATGCGCAGCGTTACGGCGAAAGTGGGCGGCCTGCGGACTGACCGGCGGATAAGCCATGTGTTCGTGATGGATGTGCCGGCCTATGCCGAGACCCTCCTTGTAACGGACGCGGCCATCAACATCTTTCCAGATCTAGATGCCAAGCGGGACATCATCCAGAACGCGATTGATCTCTATACGCAAGCCGGTTTTGGTAAATCACCGCGCGTGGCGATCCTGTCGGCGGTCGAAACCATTACCTCCAAGATTCCATCCACGATCGAGGCGGCGGCGCTCTGCAAGATGGCAGATCGCGGGCAGATCACCGGCGGCGTGCTCGACGGGCCACTTGCCTTCGACAATGCGATCGATGTGGAAGCGGCACGGATCAAGGGAATCAAATCCGAGGTTGCCGGCCGGGCGCAGATCCTGCTCGTTCCCGACCTCGAAGCCGGCAACATGCTGGCGAAGAATCTCGCCTACTTCGCCAAGGCGGATAGTGCTGGCATCGTGCTCGGCGCCCGGGTGCCCGTCGTCCTGACGTCGCGTGCGGACACAGCGCGCGCGCGGATGGCTTCCTGCGCAGTTGCGGCTCTCTATGCAAATGCCAGGCGCCAGCATGCCCCAAATGTTGCCGCGTGA
- a CDS encoding DUF3141 domain-containing protein, which produces MQMENAKLPGGPMSGLVASAVEYMMDASQRSVLFLDVLRRRGDQYREHIAQTAPHVLQYAAELIIDGRKLDEPVNYALVRIIPPKGVEIDLKRRPFIVVDPRAGHGPGIGGFKADSEIGVAMKAGHPCYFIGFLPEPMPGQTIERIARAEAVFIETVISRHPEANGKPCVIGNCQAGWAVMILASLRPELFGPVIIAGAPLAYWAGVHGKYPMRYSGGLLGGSWLTALTSDLGAGKFDGAWLVQNFEGQNPSNTLWTKQYNVYSKVDTEADRYLEFERWWGGHVNLNAEEIQFIVDELFVGNNLAAGRIVMSDGQPVDLRNIRSPIVVFCSKGDNITPPQQALHWILDLYADVNEIRAYGQTIVYTVHESVGHLGIFVSGGIAKKEHAEFSSNIDLIDVLPPGLYEATFEAKDVDTTNADLAVGQWVMRCEARTLDDIRAMGGNSPEDERRFAAAKRVSEINLAAYQKFLQPWIKGMVKPQMAEMMRNLHPLRLQYEAFSSRNPLMAMVKSLAERVSEDRKQVSTDNPFVAFQEQVSKQIVNALDSWRDSQEALSEAAFLAIYGSPALQAAVGIDPQSAPSRRQEMSASHREKLERRIAELKSRISEGGLREAAIRGLLYVGSARGMVDERSLEALRNVRRSDAGARLTLTEFKVLVREQFFMLLLDQEGALAAIPKLLPDNAKARQAAFGAIREVLSASAAISGEVAKRLKRVAELFGVDAGEFSDRASNVAPFDPKAKAS; this is translated from the coding sequence ATGCAGATGGAAAACGCAAAGCTGCCGGGCGGCCCGATGTCAGGGCTTGTCGCTTCGGCCGTAGAGTACATGATGGATGCGAGCCAGCGCAGCGTCCTGTTCCTGGACGTCTTGCGTCGACGCGGTGACCAGTACCGGGAACACATCGCGCAAACGGCACCGCATGTCCTGCAATATGCAGCCGAGTTGATCATTGACGGCCGCAAGCTGGATGAACCGGTGAATTATGCGCTGGTGCGCATCATTCCGCCCAAAGGCGTCGAAATCGATCTCAAGCGGCGCCCGTTCATCGTGGTCGATCCGCGCGCAGGTCACGGTCCGGGGATCGGCGGATTCAAGGCGGACAGTGAAATCGGCGTCGCAATGAAGGCGGGCCATCCCTGCTATTTCATCGGCTTCCTGCCCGAGCCGATGCCAGGACAAACGATCGAACGCATCGCGCGCGCCGAAGCGGTATTCATCGAAACAGTCATCAGCCGCCATCCGGAAGCCAACGGCAAGCCTTGCGTGATCGGAAATTGCCAGGCGGGCTGGGCCGTCATGATCCTCGCATCGCTCCGGCCGGAACTGTTCGGACCCGTCATCATCGCAGGGGCGCCGCTTGCCTATTGGGCGGGCGTGCATGGCAAATACCCGATGCGGTACTCGGGTGGCCTGCTGGGAGGAAGTTGGCTAACGGCGCTGACGAGCGATCTCGGAGCCGGCAAATTCGACGGCGCCTGGCTCGTGCAAAATTTCGAGGGGCAGAATCCGTCGAATACGCTGTGGACCAAACAGTACAACGTCTATTCAAAGGTCGATACCGAGGCCGACCGATACCTCGAATTCGAACGCTGGTGGGGCGGGCACGTCAATCTGAATGCCGAGGAAATTCAGTTCATCGTCGATGAACTGTTCGTCGGCAATAATCTCGCTGCCGGTCGCATCGTGATGTCTGACGGTCAGCCGGTCGATTTGCGCAATATCAGATCGCCGATCGTGGTGTTCTGCTCCAAGGGGGACAATATAACCCCGCCGCAACAGGCATTGCACTGGATCCTCGATCTCTACGCCGACGTCAACGAAATCAGGGCCTACGGTCAGACGATCGTCTACACGGTTCACGAGAGCGTTGGCCATCTCGGTATTTTCGTTTCCGGTGGCATTGCCAAGAAGGAACATGCGGAATTTTCCAGCAATATCGATCTGATCGATGTCTTGCCGCCCGGTCTCTACGAAGCAACTTTCGAGGCCAAGGACGTCGACACGACGAATGCCGATCTCGCCGTCGGCCAGTGGGTAATGCGCTGCGAGGCGCGGACGCTCGACGACATCCGGGCCATGGGAGGCAATTCCCCCGAGGATGAGCGGCGGTTTGCCGCCGCCAAGCGCGTATCGGAAATCAATCTCGCGGCCTACCAGAAGTTCCTCCAGCCCTGGATCAAGGGCATGGTGAAGCCTCAGATGGCGGAGATGATGCGCAATCTGCACCCGTTGCGGCTTCAGTATGAAGCTTTCAGCAGCCGGAATCCGCTCATGGCTATGGTGAAGTCGCTGGCGGAGCGGGTGAGCGAGGATCGCAAGCAGGTCTCGACAGACAATCCCTTCGTTGCCTTTCAGGAGCAGGTCTCCAAGCAAATCGTTAATGCGCTGGACAGTTGGCGGGATTCGCAGGAGGCGCTCAGCGAGGCGGCCTTCCTTGCGATCTACGGCTCGCCGGCGTTGCAAGCAGCTGTCGGAATCGATCCCCAATCGGCCCCATCCCGCCGGCAGGAAATGTCTGCTTCACACCGTGAAAAGCTTGAGAGGCGAATCGCGGAGCTGAAATCCAGAATCAGCGAAGGGGGCCTTCGCGAAGCGGCCATTCGCGGCCTTCTGTATGTCGGGTCGGCGAGGGGGATGGTGGACGAGCGGAGCCTCGAAGCATTGCGCAACGTTCGCCGTAGCGACGCCGGTGCGCGGCTAACGCTGACAGAGTTCAAGGTGCTGGTTCGCGAGCAATTCTTCATGCTTCTGCTGGATCAGGAGGGAGCACTGGCCGCGATACCGAAGCTGTTGCCCGACAATGCAAAAGCACGCCAGGCGGCTTTCGGGGCGATTCGCGAAGTGCTGTCCGCTAGTGCCGCAATATCGGGTGAGGTCGCCAAGCGGCTGAAGCGTGTTGCCGAGCTGTTCGGCGTCGATGCGGGTGAATTTTCGGATAGGGCTTCGAACGTCGCCCCTTTCGATCCCAAGGCGAAGGCATCGTAG
- a CDS encoding AI-2E family transporter codes for MKTSRQIRSGEDLIQLAIRLGLLAFLIYWTFVLIRPFVPILAWSIVLAVALYPVFNLLSKLLGGRQRLAAVILTVINLGIVIGPATWLGLSAVEGVKDLAATLVAGNLVVPSPPKGVKDWPVIGPQFFELWNQASNNIRAALREVAPHLKPLAGTMLSLAGDAGVGTLKFLLSVALAGFLFPYGSQLVAAGRGFLYRIVPEQSEHFLELAGTTIGAVSQGVIGVAIIQSLLAGIGFKLAGIPGAGLLAFVVMILTIVQIGAAIVLVPVIIWIWIDKDFTTALLMTVFLCIVGILDNILKPLVMGRGLTTPTLVIFVGVIGGTLAHGIVGLFIGPIILSVAWELTVAWIRTDRADATSPNQLSNVDLDQRSMPRGSLSELRDK; via the coding sequence TTGAAAACCTCTCGCCAGATCCGGTCCGGAGAGGACCTCATCCAGCTTGCGATCCGGCTAGGATTGCTCGCCTTCCTGATCTATTGGACGTTCGTTCTCATCCGTCCCTTTGTGCCGATCCTGGCCTGGAGCATCGTACTCGCCGTTGCGCTCTATCCTGTCTTTAATCTCCTTTCCAAGCTTCTCGGCGGTCGCCAGAGACTCGCAGCGGTAATTCTCACCGTCATCAATCTCGGCATCGTCATCGGGCCGGCGACCTGGCTTGGCTTGAGTGCCGTGGAAGGGGTGAAGGATCTCGCCGCAACTCTGGTTGCTGGTAACCTGGTGGTTCCATCTCCGCCGAAGGGCGTCAAGGATTGGCCGGTCATCGGTCCGCAGTTCTTCGAGCTCTGGAACCAAGCGTCCAACAACATTCGAGCGGCCTTGCGCGAGGTGGCGCCCCATCTGAAGCCGTTGGCTGGCACCATGCTCAGCCTCGCTGGCGATGCCGGCGTGGGAACGCTCAAGTTTCTTCTGTCTGTGGCGCTGGCTGGTTTTCTCTTTCCCTACGGCTCGCAGTTAGTGGCGGCGGGCAGGGGCTTTCTCTATCGCATCGTGCCCGAGCAGAGCGAACATTTTCTGGAGCTGGCGGGTACGACCATAGGCGCGGTATCCCAGGGCGTTATCGGCGTCGCAATCATCCAATCACTGCTAGCGGGCATCGGCTTCAAGCTGGCTGGCATTCCCGGCGCCGGCCTGTTGGCTTTTGTGGTCATGATCCTGACAATCGTGCAGATCGGCGCGGCAATCGTCCTGGTTCCCGTGATCATCTGGATTTGGATAGACAAGGATTTTACCACTGCGCTTCTGATGACGGTGTTCCTGTGTATCGTCGGCATACTCGACAACATCCTGAAACCGCTCGTGATGGGGCGCGGCCTGACGACGCCGACGCTCGTCATCTTCGTCGGGGTGATCGGAGGAACGCTCGCACACGGAATTGTCGGTCTCTTTATCGGACCGATCATTCTCTCCGTGGCCTGGGAATTGACGGTCGCCTGGATACGCACCGATCGTGCCGACGCGACATCGCCGAACCAACTTTCGAACGTTGACCTAGATCAACGTTCGATGCCGCGAGGCTCGTTGAGTGAACTTCGCGACAAGTGA
- a CDS encoding GNAT family N-acetyltransferase, with translation MSEAINYTARELLRDGSQVEIRALRREDEADMLAAVERTSAQSLQRRFFVMKRHFSEKERAFFMDVDFKNHVAIVALAEEAGRKVIAGGGRYIVFEPGRAEMAFVVVDAWQGRGVGSILMRHLARFANDAGLQELTAEVLPENAAMRKVFEKFGFRPAPHRDPQTLHLVLKLG, from the coding sequence ATGTCTGAGGCGATCAACTACACCGCACGCGAGCTCCTGCGCGACGGCAGCCAAGTCGAAATCCGCGCTCTCCGGCGGGAGGATGAAGCCGACATGCTCGCTGCGGTCGAAAGGACCAGCGCGCAATCCCTGCAGCGCCGCTTCTTCGTCATGAAGCGCCACTTCTCGGAGAAGGAGCGCGCCTTCTTCATGGACGTCGATTTCAAGAATCATGTCGCGATTGTCGCGCTAGCAGAGGAAGCCGGCCGTAAGGTGATTGCCGGGGGCGGCAGGTACATTGTCTTCGAGCCCGGGCGGGCCGAAATGGCATTTGTCGTCGTCGATGCTTGGCAGGGACGAGGCGTCGGCTCGATCCTGATGCGTCATCTCGCCAGGTTTGCGAACGATGCGGGACTGCAGGAATTGACGGCTGAGGTTCTGCCCGAGAACGCCGCGATGAGAAAAGTATTCGAAAAGTTCGGCTTCAGGCCCGCCCCGCACCGAGACCCGCAGACACTACATCTGGTGCTGAAGCTCGGTTAA
- the cax gene encoding calcium/proton exchanger: protein MNPLLREIRHTPLLWMLIFVPAVLIAARVVPTSHTLLFVLAVLAIVPLAALLSHATEAVSEKTGDAVGGLLNATLGNLTELIIAVTALRAGEYMLVKASIAGAIVTNSLFMLGASFLLGGFRYHIQEYNRAGGRMYSALLLMATIALLAPAAVSELDLARGEVMAQNFSAALAILLIVAYGLSLLFSLKTHKELFASMDHGEAGEAKWPINLAVGTLLVVTVLVALVSEIFVESVQHAATTLGMSPAFVGFIIVALVGAAAEMAVAFSAARKNRLDMSVSIALGSASQIALFVAPVLVLLSYVVGPKPMDLQFWPGAVTMVMIATVTATFVTNSGRSAWFIGALLIFIYVIFAMTLYMVPPGSHGPV, encoded by the coding sequence ATGAACCCTCTGTTAAGGGAAATCCGCCATACCCCGTTGCTCTGGATGCTGATATTTGTGCCGGCCGTGCTGATCGCAGCCAGGGTTGTGCCTACCTCCCATACGCTCCTGTTTGTCCTCGCAGTTCTCGCAATCGTTCCGCTTGCTGCCCTACTTAGTCATGCAACCGAAGCGGTCTCCGAAAAAACGGGCGATGCCGTGGGTGGGTTGCTGAATGCGACGCTTGGAAATCTCACGGAGTTGATCATTGCGGTGACGGCGCTCCGCGCCGGAGAGTACATGCTGGTGAAGGCATCGATTGCCGGCGCTATCGTTACCAATTCGCTTTTCATGCTCGGAGCGTCTTTTCTGTTGGGTGGCTTCCGGTACCACATTCAGGAATACAACCGCGCCGGAGGCAGGATGTACTCCGCCTTGCTGTTGATGGCGACGATTGCGCTACTCGCGCCGGCGGCAGTCTCCGAACTTGATCTGGCCCGAGGAGAGGTGATGGCCCAGAATTTCAGCGCTGCTTTGGCCATCCTGCTCATCGTGGCATACGGATTGAGTCTGCTGTTCTCCTTAAAGACGCATAAGGAACTCTTTGCGAGCATGGATCACGGCGAGGCGGGAGAAGCAAAGTGGCCGATCAATTTGGCTGTCGGAACACTCCTCGTTGTTACCGTGTTGGTGGCGCTGGTAAGCGAAATCTTCGTTGAGTCGGTGCAACACGCGGCGACGACGCTGGGGATGAGCCCGGCGTTCGTCGGGTTCATCATCGTAGCCCTGGTCGGTGCGGCGGCTGAAATGGCCGTAGCATTTTCCGCAGCCCGCAAGAACCGCCTGGATATGAGCGTCAGCATCGCGCTCGGAAGCGCGTCCCAGATCGCGCTGTTTGTTGCGCCAGTGCTTGTGCTCCTGAGCTACGTCGTCGGGCCCAAACCAATGGATCTGCAGTTTTGGCCGGGTGCAGTGACGATGGTAATGATCGCTACCGTGACGGCGACCTTTGTTACGAACAGCGGCCGCTCAGCATGGTTCATTGGTGCTCTGCTGATATTCATCTATGTCATATTCGCCATGACACTCTATATGGTCCCGCCCGGATCGCACGGACCGGTCTGA
- the galE gene encoding UDP-glucose 4-epimerase GalE, translating to MNGGSVLVTGGAGYIGSHAVLALLDAGERAVVVDDLSTGLRVAVPEGVPFYRASCGDAAMVAKILQDHAVDTIMHFAGSISVAESVRDPGKYYLNNTVNTHALISQAERAGVSHFIFSSTAAVYGEPRTIPIEEENETVPINPYGRSKLAIEWMLRDAAASTPLRYCALRYFNVAGADPAGRSGQSTREAFHLIHVAVQAALGRRRGMDVFGSDYPTADGSCIRDYVHVADLAQAHVDALTYLRGGGESVTCNVGYGRGYSVLDVIDVVKRVCRVDFDVRMRERRPGDPAILVASNAKAKSILRWRSCHDHLEQIVQHALSWERQLKLGVPA from the coding sequence ATGAATGGCGGTAGCGTGCTAGTCACCGGTGGAGCCGGCTACATTGGAAGCCACGCGGTCCTGGCCCTGCTGGATGCGGGCGAGCGAGCCGTCGTAGTCGACGATCTATCCACGGGTCTGCGGGTCGCCGTTCCGGAAGGCGTGCCATTCTATCGTGCAAGCTGCGGCGACGCTGCGATGGTCGCCAAGATCCTGCAGGACCACGCTGTTGATACAATCATGCACTTTGCCGGCAGCATATCAGTCGCCGAGTCCGTTCGTGATCCCGGAAAATACTATTTGAACAATACCGTGAACACACATGCGCTGATCTCACAAGCCGAGCGCGCTGGCGTTTCGCACTTCATATTTTCGTCAACTGCCGCTGTTTACGGAGAGCCGCGAACGATCCCGATTGAGGAGGAAAACGAGACGGTCCCAATCAACCCATACGGCCGCTCGAAACTCGCCATCGAATGGATGCTACGGGATGCAGCAGCATCGACCCCGCTCAGGTATTGTGCGCTGCGCTACTTCAATGTCGCAGGTGCCGATCCGGCGGGGCGTTCGGGGCAGTCCACGCGAGAGGCATTTCATCTCATACACGTCGCGGTGCAGGCAGCGCTGGGTCGGCGGCGGGGCATGGACGTATTTGGCAGCGATTATCCTACCGCGGATGGATCCTGCATTCGCGACTATGTGCACGTCGCCGATCTCGCGCAGGCGCACGTCGATGCGCTGACGTATCTGCGAGGCGGGGGAGAATCCGTGACCTGCAATGTGGGATATGGCCGCGGCTACTCGGTCCTGGATGTGATTGATGTCGTCAAGCGCGTTTGCCGCGTCGATTTCGACGTGAGGATGCGCGAACGCAGGCCCGGCGATCCGGCTATCCTTGTGGCATCCAACGCAAAGGCGAAGTCCATCCTGCGGTGGAGATCGTGTCACGATCATCTCGAGCAGATCGTGCAGCACGCACTGAGCTGGGAACGACAGCTAAAGCTCGGCGTTCCGGCATGA